From Xiphophorus couchianus chromosome 4, X_couchianus-1.0, whole genome shotgun sequence, a single genomic window includes:
- the cenpq gene encoding centromere protein Q, giving the protein MKPSRGSKRPPTKDPNPKKKKEKASGFPAKVDQEQGDDAKIPLSKPLKRRKAKGDSPSASKKMTVQDSWRPMPPSTINAVENILDLSILATLGLKRAGKKESQEHLNIIKNKFLAHCAQLKVPVQKRGDLIHSSQRHQEETKKSELGKKMLNSLKEDLKAVVRVLERTEEQTVSLQQTCSKLRDELEEEEKKAKQILEISDECVLKLPSLLPQTEEITLESRLRKIIPECDCETTAQKLGIILQKPATTQDAQVLLLQAQKHADHLFPSLSSGATYEDEVETHFS; this is encoded by the exons ATGAAGCCGTCAAGAGGCTCAAAACGACCTCCAACAAAAGACCCCAAcccgaaaaagaaaaaagaaaaggcgtcGGGATTTCCTGCAAAAGTG GATCAGGAGCAAGGTGATGATGCGAAGATCCCCCTCTCAAAACCACTTAAGAGGAGAAAAG CTAAAGGAGATTCACCTTCAGCGTCAAAGAAAATGACCGTTCAGGACAGCTGGAGGCCGATGCCCCCGTCCACCATCAATGCTGTGGAGAACATATTGGACTTATCCATACT AGCAACACTTGGTTTAAAGCGGGCAGGGAAGAAAGAGAGCCAGGAACATCTAAACATCATCAAAAATAA GTTTTTAGCTCATTGTGCACAACTTAAGGTTCCAGTGCAGAAACGGGGAGATCTGATTCATTCATCTCAACGCCACCAGGAGGAGACCAAGAAGTCTGAGCTCGGAAAGAAGATGCTGAACTCCCTGAAG GAAGACTTGAAGGCTGTTGTCAGAGTTCTGGAAAGGACAGAGGAGCAGACGGTGTCTTTACAGCAGACATGCTCAAAGCTGAGAGATGAgttggaggaagaagaaaagaaagcaaaacag ATTTTAGAAATAAGTGATGAATGCGTTCTCAAGCTTCCGTCTCTTCTGCCACAAACAGAGGAAATCACATTAGAG TCTCGTTTACGGAAAATAATACCAGAGTGTGATTGTGAGACTACAGCACAGAAGCTGGGCATCATTCTGCAGAAACCAGCTACCACCCAGGATGCCCAGGTCCTATTACTGCAGGCACAGAAACATGCTGATCACCTCTTCCCCTCACTGAGCAGTGGTGCAACTTATGAAGATGAagtagaaacacatttttcgtaa
- the mrpl16 gene encoding large ribosomal subunit protein uL16m, with translation MISLIKAAVGGLTVISRTHGLQQAPLHSYLKICAAGLKTFPVIPDYSNVVLPEKPKLKFLNKVPNLKKAKKERKKLRDIQGPARAANTFTCGQYAIVAMGGGYLHWGHLEMIRLTINRKIDAHTTFARWRINAPYKPITRKGLGQRMGGGKGAIDHYVTPVRYGRLIVELGGKVELGEIEHVLTEVAKKLPFPAKVMSRESLEEMHRKQKEMEENNQNPWTFKQIAQGNMMGIRKVLSPFDLRNNGRFTGKFHFPGRV, from the exons ATGATCTCCCTCATTAAGGCCGCTGTCGGCGGCTTGACGGTAATCTCCAGAACTCACGGTCTCCAGCAAG CTCCTCTTCACAGCTATTTGAAAATCTGCGCTGCTGGGCTGAAGACATTTCCAGTCATTCCAGACTACAGCA ATGTTGTGCTGCCAGAGAAACCCAAACTGAAGTTTTTGAACAAGGTGCCCAACCTAAAAAAGGccaagaaagagagaaagaagctCCGGGATATCCAAGGACCGGCCAGGGCAGCAAATACCTTCACTTGTGGGCAGTATGCAATCGTT GCTATGGGCGGAGGCTACCTGCACTGGGGTCATTTAGAGATGATCCGTCTAACAATTAACCGGAAGATAGATGCCCACACGACATTTGCCCGGTGGCGCATCAATGCCCCGTACAAGCCAATCACACGTAAAGGCCTTGGCCAACGCATGGGCGGCGGTAAAGGAGCCATCGACCACTACGTGACACCGGTCCGGTATGGACGTTTGATCGTGGAGCTGGGAGGAAAGGTGGAGCTGGGGGAGATTGAGCATGTCTTGACTGAAGTGGCCAAGAAGCTGCCCTTTCCTGCTAAG GTAATGAGCCGAGAGAGTCTGGAAGAAATGCacagaaagcagaaagagaTGGAGGAGAACAACCAGAATCCCTGGACCTTCAAGCAGATAGCCCAAGGCAACATGATGGGCATCAGGAAGGTGCTTAGTCCATTTGACCTGCGCAACAATGGACGCTTTACAGGCAAATTTCACTTTCCGGGGAGAGTGTGA
- the txnl4b gene encoding thioredoxin-like protein 4B yields the protein MSFFLPKLTTKKDIDEVIKAVAEKVLVLRFGRHDDSVCLQLDEILSKTAHDLSNMASIYIVDVDKAPIYTRYFDISYIPSTVFFFNGQHMKVDYGSPDHTKFVGSFKTKQDFIDLIEVIYRGAMRGKMIVQSPIDPQNIPKYDLLYHGI from the exons ATGAGCTTCTTTTTACCAAAATTAACAACCAAAAAAGACATCGATGAAGTTATCAAAGCCGTCGCGGAGAAAGTTTTAGTTCTGAGGTTCGGGAGACACGATGACTCGGTTTGTCTCCAGCTCGACGAGATA CTGTCAAAAACCGCACACGATTTGAGTAACATGGCGTCCATCTATATCGTTGATGTAGACAAAGCTCCAATTTACACCAGATACTTTGACATCAGCTATATCCCATCCACTGTCTTCTTTTTTAACGGGCAGCACATGAAAGTCGATTATGG GTCTCCAGATCACACTAAATTTGTTGGCAGCTTTAAAACCAAGCAGGACTTCATAGACCTAATCGAGGTGATTTACCGAGGAGCCATGAGGGGGAAAATGATAGTCCAGAGTCCAATAGATCCTCAGAATATTCCAAAATATGATCTTCTCTACCATGGGATTTAG
- the trmt10c gene encoding tRNA methyltransferase 10 homolog C yields MLRHFSARCCNLLLKRTFLTTKNKPVFGTRPYREPILVSHFCTGNTVKKDGLDIKGVLSEEKEALDLDKWKSVMRSQAALQEQKLSRGVETTEDDDDDLESAGDDVKDSSSLEATRELVSMWRQAGKFVPQEMTEEDLQTLAGLTTKSSRKKYLKYLAVKEGHKQARKEKQQKKKADKEASMKQRKELENSEEEEGDQDGHRLKNTMFLQFWDRTLDKLLGWRTAQAMRFGQPIVFDLSYASNMSRREIENTVSQLMEVEGWNRRATEPFHLHFCNLQPDSLYKKELVKRYGAETWDRLLITSTEQHYIDMFPREQLVYLTADSPNVLRSFDHSKVYIIGALVDKSIQSGLSLANAKRLKLATARLPLDEYLHWEMGAKNLTLDQMIRIMLTIKDSGKWEEALQFVPKRKHDGFYQRQTQTEVSNDRPRIVKKHALRKSGDVFVRSEAKDTGQTFKNQTVYKSNHDRMTGQNGTRKSSPAATKVRTSFKSQMEARKTGDKPRMWWHE; encoded by the coding sequence ATGCTGCGGCACTTCTCAGCCAGATGCTGTAATTTGCTATtgaaaaggacatttttgacaACCAAGAACAAACCAGTCTTTGGTACCAGACCTTACAGAGAGCCCATCCTCGTCAGTCACTTCTGTACAGGTAACACTGTGAAGAAGGATGGCCTCGACATTAAAGGAGTTCTATCCGAGGAAAAAGAAGCGCTAGATCTTGACAAATGGAAGTCTGTAATGAGATCACAAGCAGCACTCCAGGAGCAAAAACTTTCTCGTGGAGTGGAAACAAccgaggatgatgatgatgacctGGAAAGTGCAGGTGATGATGTGAAGGACAGCTCCTCATTGGAGGCAACTCGTGAGCTGGTTTCCATGTGGCGTCAAGCTGGGAAATTTGTACCTCAGGAAATGACCGAGGAGGATTTACAGACGCTGGCAGGCCTCACCACCAAGTCCTCCCGTAAAAAGTACCTGAAGTACCTGGCTGTCAAGGAGGGTCACAAACAGGCCCgcaaggagaagcagcagaagaaaaaggcTGACAAAGAGGCTTCAATGAAGCAGAGAAAGGAGTTGGAAAacagtgaagaagaagaaggcgaTCAAGATGGACacagactgaaaaacacaatgtttcTCCAGTTCTGGGACCGCACCCTGGACAAACTGTTGGGCTGGAGAACCGCTCAGGCAATGCGGTTTGGTCAACCAATTGTTTTTGACTTGAGCTATGCATCCAACATGTCCAGGCGGGAGATAGAGAACACAGTGTCTCAGCTGATGGAGGTGGAAGGGTGGAACCGGCGTGCAACAGAGCCCTTTCACCTTCACTTTTGCAACTTGCAGCCAGACAGCCTCTACAAAAAGGAGCTAGTGAAGCGATACGGCGCAGAGACCTGGGACCGCCTGCTCATCACCAGCACTGAGCAACATTATATTGATATGTTCCCCAGGGAACAGCTCGTTTACCTCACTGCAGACTCCCCCAACGTCCTGCGCAGCTTTGATCACTCCAAGGTCTACATCATCGGAGCCCTGGTGGACAAGTCCATCCAGTCCGGACTGTCTCTAGCCAACGCCAAGCGCCTGAAACTAGCAACAGCTCGCTTACCACTTGATGAGTATCTTCATTGGGAAATGGGAGCCAAAAATTTGACTCTGGACCAGATGATTCGCATCATGCTGACAATCAAAGATTCGGGGAAATGGGAAGAAGCCTTACAGTTTGTGCCGAAGCGGAAACACGATGGCTTCTATCAACGGCAGACACAAACAGAGGTTTCAAATGACAGACCCAGAATTGTGAAAAAACATGCACTGAGAAAGAGTGGTGATGTGTTTGTGAGATCTGAGGCAAAAGACACTGGGCAAACATTTAAGAACCAGACTGTTTACAAATCCAATCATGACAGAATGACTGGACAAAACGGCACCAGAAAAAGTTCTCCAGCTGCAACTAAAGTGCGTACATCGTTCAAAAGCCAAATGGAAGCAAGAAAAACAGGAGACAAGCCCAGGATGTGGTGGCACGAGTGA
- the blzf1 gene encoding golgin-45, with product MAAAAVVRGSATVPIRGPGDGMETEKPPVTLEVITDSPSPFLSDVPRLKVASPKHSPKSPHVTAPTTPQPLGVLHLGKVNREACTEVEAVRIIVPRAAITRSSRAGPTEGKGEAGQQAEEQGSPPLVDDWRGQLEKLQNSERRLLQDKEGLSNQIRVQTEVNRELKKLLVASVGDDLEYQFERLAREKNQLILENEALGRSLSHTAEQLERMSIQCDVWRSKFLASRVMAEELTNARAALQRQIREAQGAIQDLLLEREEFSRDMVLSHRSLEQLLVSLQWGRQQTYYPSAQPLSIGELAAANHKLADAINSHLLGKNNANSTVSKGSSAPAEHLCSTPAEKMAEKVLKVLNPITCSENKAEPAFSDSTSPNFLSSKKSIGRFHPYTRYENITFNCCERCTGDIIVL from the exons ATGGCTGCTGCAGCAGTTGTAAGAG GTTCTGCCACTGTGCCTATTCGAGGACCCGGCGATGGCATGGAAACCGAAAAACCACCTGTCACACTGGAGGTCATCACTGACTCCCCGTCACCGTTTTTATCTGACGTTCCTCGCCTTAAAGTGGCAAGCCCAAAGCACAGCCCAAAATCGCCACATGTCACAGCCCCCACTACCCCACAGCCTCTCGGCGTGCTTCACCTAGGCAAAGTGAATAGAGAGGCGTGTACAGAAGTGGAAGCCGTGAGGATTATTGTGCCCAGAGCTGCTATCACCCGGAGTAGCCGGGCGGGACCCACTGAGGGGAAAGGCGAGGCAGGGCAGCAGGCCGAGGAGCAGGGCTCTCCTCCGCTTGTGGACGACTGGAGAGGACAGCTAGAGAAGCTGCAGAACTCTGAACGCCGGCTGCTGCAAGACAAAGAGGGCCTTTCGAATCAAATCCGTGTGCAGACAGAG GTAAACCGCGAACTGAAAAAGCTGTTGGTAGCCTCGGTAGGTGATGACCTCGAGTACCAGTTTGAGCGTCTTGCACGAGAGAAAAACCAGCTCATTCTGGAGAACGAGGCTTTAGGCCGAAGCCTTTCACACACCGCGGAGCAGCTGGAACGTATGAGTATCCAGTGTGACGTCTGGAGGAGCAAGTTCCTCGCCAGCAG AGTCATGGCAGAGGAACTGACAAACGCCAGAGCCGCTCTGCAGAGGCAGATCAGGGAGGCCCAAGGAGCGATTCAGGACCTGCTGTTGGAGCGAGAGGAGTTCTCCAGAGACATGGTGCTCAGTCACAG GTCCCTGGAGCAGCTCCTGGTGTCTTTGCAGTGGGGCAGACAGCAGACTTATTATCCCAGTGCTCAGCCTCTCAGCATCGGAGAGCTGGCTGCAGCCAATCACAAGCTAGCAGATGCTATTAACTCTCATCTGTTGGGCAAAAACAACGCTAACAGCACTGTGTCGAAGGGCAGTAGTGCACCAGCCGAACATCTCTGCAGCACACCAGCAGAGAAGATGGCTGAGAAG GTGTTGAAGGTTTTGAATCCAATCACTTGTTCAGAAAACAAGGCAGAACCTGCATTCAGTGACTCCACCTCCCCAAACTTTCTGAGCAGCAAGAAGAGCATCGGCAGGTTTCACCCTTACACCCGCTATGAGAACATAACCTTCAACTGCTGCGAACGCTGCACTGGGGACATCATAGTTCTATAA